Within the Verrucomicrobiia bacterium genome, the region CCGGGTGGGCGTCACAGGAATGCGTTGCGCAACCGAACGGGCTGGCGTGGTGTCATCACTGGCCGCTGCATGCACCCGCTGTTGTCGGCGCAGAAAATCATTCCAACCTTGAGGCAGCCGGCCGGCTTCCCGGGCGTAAAAGCAACCCACGCCGCGGGGGCGAAGGCTCCCAGAAAGAATCCACAGGCCATTTTTGTTTTCAGCCCGGATTTCAAGTCCTTGCACAAGATCGAACAACCGCTGACCGGCTGAGCCTTGAATGGCCAGCAGCGGCCCTTGCACCGCCTTGTCTGAACGATTCACCAATGTCCACAGCCGCTCCGTGCCCTCGCCCCATTGCGAGGCAAAAACCGCCGGATGAAGTGTCGGCACCAACGGCATCCATGCCTCGCCGGCAAACAAGGCGGCAAAACGCCGCTGAATGGGCAGGAGGGTGCGCAGGAGGGAGCGATCGCGGGCGTTCCACCCTACCCACTGGCCGAAGACGTTTTCCCACACCATCATCCCGCTGCCGTTCATCCAGGCGGTGTGCAGCTCGCTGGAATGATCCCATTCCCAGCGCCGGATTTGATGCTGCATGTGGCGGCGTTCAAACCATTTGTTGCGAAGCACGCCGGGCGCGGGGCTGTCAAATTCACCCCACCACTGCGCCCATGACAAATGATGATCATGGACGTTCTGCAACGGGAGCATCAGCTCGCCCTCCAGCGCCACCCCGCGGCGCACCGCATCCAGCCGCTGGCGAAAATCACCAGCAGCCTTGTCCAAGGTGTCCAAAAAGATGCCGTCGGCCTCCAGCTCAGCTACCATCTGGACCAGCGACGCCAGATGATCCTCTCCCCCCAGGCGCGTCCCCGTGTCCCAAGGATTGTAACAAAGAAAGACTTTGACCCCACGGGTTTGAAAGCGACGGACAACCTGGCGCACACCCCGCAGCCCGCCGGGCAGCTCGCGGTAATAATCAAACTGGTTGCGCCCATCCACGCCAATCCACGGATAGGCCTGCCAGAGCACCACCGCGTCATAGCCGCCAAAGGTTTGCGCTTCCGCGTCCAAAAACTCCTCCACCCGGTAACGCCCCCGGCGCGCGTCCAAAAACCGCTCGTCGTTCAACATTAAAAAACAACAGCAGAAGCACGAGGACACCCAGGCAAAGTCGGGACGCTGATAGAGCGCATCCGAGTAATTCAACTTCGCCCGGATTTTGCTCCGCATCTTCATCAAGGCCTCACGCCATGCCGGCCATTGCGCCGGGTCCTTCGGCGCCGGAATGAGCGCAGGGGGAAAACCATCCGGGGCGAAGGGAATCAAGCTGGATTGCTCCGCGCCCGCCGGTGTCTGAGCCCGCAACGCATCAAGCCAGAGCAACGCCGTCCCGCCGCAGGCCAGACGCCGCAGCCATTCCCGGCGATTGATTGACGCCGCAGGATTTCGCAGCAGTCTGCTGTGGTGGATCTTGTGGGTCATGGTCACGCCGGGCCGCAATACGCCAGCCCGGCGGCAAGATTAGCGCCGCTCCGCCACCGATTCAAAGCCACAGTGAAGGCAATGCAGCCAAAACATGACCCCATCCTTCTCAAGGCACGCGAAACTCCCCGAGTGTCAGCCAGCCGGATTGATGTTGATCTTGCGATTGATTGGCGAAGCGCAGCGGCAGGCCATGGATGAGCGGGTTGACCACCCGCAGCAATAAACGGTACACGCCCGGCGGCAGCGCCGCAACCTTGCCGCGGTGTTGCCACCCAACGGCAGCTTCTCCCGGCAGGATGGTGGAGAGCCGCCAATCGGTTTTCCACACGGCCATCTGCTCGCCAGCCCCGCTCACCACTGCCAGTTCAACCGGCCAGTCATAATAAAAGGGCGCCACGCCGGTATTGGTAACCATCAGCGAAACGCCCAGTTGACCCCCGCCAGCGTTGATTTCCGCCGCAGTGACATACAGCTCGTAGCCCATGCGTTGGGCGGCACGAAGTGCGCGTTCGCGGGCCGCCCCCTGCAGTTTGCCCCGAAAAACGCCCTCATTGCAGAGCCAGGAAACATGGGTCACCTCCACGCAACGATCAAACTCCTGTCCGGCGGGCGCACAAGAAGGCTCGTCAAAGAGGCACTTCCAGATTTCCGGGCGTACCTCGCCGCCAATTGGCTGCGTGCGCCATTTATCCAGCGCTCCGGCGGCGCGCAGGCGGGTCTCAAAAAACCACTCATTCCCCTTTTTGCCCGTGTGCACCGTGGCCCACGCAAAGGAATCGTCGTGATAACCGATGGCCCGCCGGCTGTTGTCAGCATAGACGGGGTCGTTCGGGCCGGCGGGGTAGCGCGCCACCAGCTTGGTCTTTTTGAACGCGGCCTCAAAGGCGTCCATCACCTCCCGTTGGACGGTCTTGGAGGCAAACCATTTTTGGTTGGGATAATTATGCCACTCGCCCCATGTCCCGAGCAGGCCAAGGCCGATGAAGCCCACCCGCGGATCGCCGTCGTATCGGCGGCCCAGCGCGTAAATGAAATTGGTCAGCGCCGCGCGCAGGCGTGGGTCCTCGTAATCCGGCGTGTGATCCACCGCAGGCGGAAACGGCTGCGTGTTCGTGTTCGTCCACCGTCGCATGGTTAATCCCGCGTCAATCAAGTATTGCGGCACGCCCGTGCTTCTGCCCGGCCACTCCATATAAAAGCGGGCGATGAACTGGTGCCCGCGCGAAGCGGCCGCGTTGAGTTTCGCCTCAAACGGCGCCCAATTAAAATTCGTCGGGCCGGTCATCACCTCGGATAGTTTGGTATAATCCCACTCCAGGCTGTGGGGGAAGGTCTTGTCCTCGCGCAGGTACGGCACAAAACCCTTGAGCGGATTGTCCGGCGGCGCGGGCGCATAAGCCAGGCTGGCCGCCTGGACCAGGCACCACGGCAGCAGCCACAGCAATCCCCATCCCAAAGTTCGCAGACGGCCGGCAAAATGGCGTTGAAGGTTCATTTTGGCTTAAGGTTTTTAGTCTTGCATGAGCCTCGGCGCGCGCCAGAACCAGCCCCCAACCACCACCCGCCCGCTGCTCCGCCAGCGCCGTTGCGGCGCGTGCGGCTTTGGCGCAAGCCCAGCCAATCAAAGGATAAAGTGTCGTGCCGAACCACACGAACCCTGTTCATTCCGCCGCCATCTCCACCCAGCGGGTGCGCACGTTGCGACCGGTGGGCAGTTCCCAGGTTTCCTGATGGCCCAGGAGACGGCTTTGTGTGTGCGTGCCTGCGTGATCAATCCAGTGATAAGTGACACACGTGCGGCCGCCACCAGCCACAGGGTAGATCAGATGCCCCTCGACCCGCCGGTAGCGCTTGCCCCCGTCGTTGTGCAAACGCACTCGCACGGCGGAGGCCTGGTTGTCCGGCAGATGCGCGTGCGCCGACCACAGAGTCTGCGACCAAAAATCCGCCGGTTCCACACCGCGCCGCACAATACGACCATCCTTCAGCAAAGGCAGCCAGGTGCGCCCGCCATCCAGTGAATACTCCATCTGGTAACGCACCTGGGGGTTGGGCGGGTTGCCGGAGGCCACATGCGCGGCCACGTAAAGCTCCCGCGCCGGCTCGCCGCGAGGAGTCTTGAACTCCAGCGTGACCCGCGGGCTGTCCCACCCCCCCTCGATGATGCGCGGGCCGGCCTGCGTCACGTTGGGGCCGAAGCTCACGATGGCGCGTCCGCCAATTTCCAGCCTGATACGGGTGCCGCCATCCTTGAGTCGCGGAAAGGTGGCGGGATTAGCCTG harbors:
- a CDS encoding formylglycine-generating enzyme family protein, producing the protein MTHKIHHSRLLRNPAASINRREWLRRLACGGTALLWLDALRAQTPAGAEQSSLIPFAPDGFPPALIPAPKDPAQWPAWREALMKMRSKIRAKLNYSDALYQRPDFAWVSSCFCCCFLMLNDERFLDARRGRYRVEEFLDAEAQTFGGYDAVVLWQAYPWIGVDGRNQFDYYRELPGGLRGVRQVVRRFQTRGVKVFLCYNPWDTGTRLGGEDHLASLVQMVAELEADGIFLDTLDKAAGDFRQRLDAVRRGVALEGELMLPLQNVHDHHLSWAQWWGEFDSPAPGVLRNKWFERRHMQHQIRRWEWDHSSELHTAWMNGSGMMVWENVFGQWVGWNARDRSLLRTLLPIQRRFAALFAGEAWMPLVPTLHPAVFASQWGEGTERLWTLVNRSDKAVQGPLLAIQGSAGQRLFDLVQGLEIRAENKNGLWILSGSLRPRGVGCFYAREAGRLPQGWNDFLRRQQRVHAAASDDTTPARSVAQRIPVTPTRIHAQAPEGMIRIPAATVELTVEFTVRELGYYEASPDRPHTSRGTRSFVRRVALKPYAIDATPVTNRQFAAFMKATKYRPAIPDNFLKHWGNGRLPAGLEEHPVVYVTLDDARAYAAWAGKRLPTEEEWQYAAQGPTALKYPWGQEDDPARRNGGQTGGTTPVTAFPGGRSPFGLYDCCGNVWELTESEHTDGRNRFVLLKGGCWYKAEGSIWYFDGGPRPNAHTAKLLRFWPGLERCATVGFRCAVDLGS
- a CDS encoding DUF4832 domain-containing protein; protein product: MNLQRHFAGRLRTLGWGLLWLLPWCLVQAASLAYAPAPPDNPLKGFVPYLREDKTFPHSLEWDYTKLSEVMTGPTNFNWAPFEAKLNAAASRGHQFIARFYMEWPGRSTGVPQYLIDAGLTMRRWTNTNTQPFPPAVDHTPDYEDPRLRAALTNFIYALGRRYDGDPRVGFIGLGLLGTWGEWHNYPNQKWFASKTVQREVMDAFEAAFKKTKLVARYPAGPNDPVYADNSRRAIGYHDDSFAWATVHTGKKGNEWFFETRLRAAGALDKWRTQPIGGEVRPEIWKCLFDEPSCAPAGQEFDRCVEVTHVSWLCNEGVFRGKLQGAARERALRAAQRMGYELYVTAAEINAGGGQLGVSLMVTNTGVAPFYYDWPVELAVVSGAGEQMAVWKTDWRLSTILPGEAAVGWQHRGKVAALPPGVYRLLLRVVNPLIHGLPLRFANQSQDQHQSGWLTLGEFRVP